The Argiope bruennichi chromosome 9, qqArgBrue1.1, whole genome shotgun sequence genome contains a region encoding:
- the LOC129984261 gene encoding uncharacterized protein LOC129984261 — protein sequence MIMLDASGHMDRLNHRVYFFISPGVAGGIPIGCIITNAEETNIFREGVKLLCECFPEKCCLLQNGPLIVMIDDDLKEREVLSEIWPNSTYLLCQFHVLKAVWRWLMNSENKILKEHRQELYFSFKSLMYAETEMQLKKLLQNMLENSTIRKYDKFIIYLSKLFSKKQLWCTCHRKMLLTRGNNTTNYVESLIKVLKETILGRVKAFSLVQLLDFIVTKFEKYLHSRYLDFSFGRSNKKLVKRFLPDDKGIIQNIRSLNKDNTYFEIDQHFVDLESSICTCFVGMNGKLCKHLSAVILKQNKQSTFVYSLESRKLMYEVATGKKIGFK from the coding sequence ATGATAATGCTTGATGCATCTGGCCACATGGACAGATTAAATCatcgtgtttatttttttatttctccaggtGTAGCTGGTGGAATACCTATTGGCTGCATCATCACAAATGCagaagaaactaatatttttcgtGAAGGAGTGAAACTTCTTTGTGAGTGTTTCCCTGAGAAATGCTGTTTATTGCAAAATGGGCCACTGATTGTAATGATAGATGATGATCTGAAGGAAAGAGAAGTTCTGAGTGAAATATGGCCGAATTCTACTTACTTACTCTGTCAGTTTCATGTGCTAAAAGCAGTGTGGCGATGGCTTATgaacagtgaaaataaaattctaaaagagcACCgtcaagaattatatttttcctttaaatcatTGATGTATGCAGAAACTGAAATGCAACTGAAAAAGTTGCTTCAAAATATGTTGGAGAATAGCACAATCAGGAAATATGACAAGTTCATCATATATTTGAGCAAGTTGTTCTCCAAAAAGCAATTATGGTGCACTTGtcatagaaaaatgcttttaaccaGGGGAAACAATACAACAAACTATGTTGAAAGTTTGATCAAAGTTTTAAAAGAGACCATACTTGGACGAGTGAAAGCATTTAGTTTAGTTCAATTATTGGACTTCATTGTCACAAAATTTGAGAAGTATCTACATAGTAgatatttagattttagttttgGTCGTTCTAACAAAAAACTAGTAAAAAGGTTTTTGCCTGATGATAAAGGAATAATTCAGAACATCAGATCACTAAATAAAGATAacacttattttgaaattgatcaaCATTTTGTTGATTTGGAAAGTTCCATTTGTACTTGCTTTGTTGGCATGAATGGAAAGCTTTGCAAGCATTTAAGTGCTGtgattctgaaacaaaataaacaatcaacATTTGTCTATTCTCtagaaagtagaaaattaatgTATGAAGTGGCTACTGGGAAAAAAATTGGATTCAAATAG